ATACCGTCTGGGCGTCGGCGAAGGCCAGGTCGTAGACGCGCGTGATCAAGCCCGTCGGTGTCGCCAGGGTCTTGACATCGGCCACGAGGATGGTGCTGCCCACCCTCTCGTAGGCGAGACCGGCGGCCCTGACCACGATGTTCAGGGCCTCCTCGAAGGGCGTGTCCTCCATCTGGATGGAGATCACGCGCTCCTCGACTTCGGGACTCGTAACGATGTTGAGCCCGCTGCGGTCGGCGAGGATCTGCAGGATCTCGCTGACGGTGGTGCCGCTGGCGCGCAGGGAGACGAGCTCGGAGCCCTGTACGATCGAAGCCATCACCGTGACCGCCGCGGCGACCAGGACGATGACCGCAGCGCGGCTCCAGGTGGACCTACTGGTCTTTCTCATTTCAGGATCCCTCCTCCTATCAGTGCAGGACGATCTCCCTGTCGCCCTTTTTCACCTTGACCGAATTCGCGTCGATTTCGGCCACTTGCCAACCTCTGAACTGGTCGCCGGCGCGCAGCCAGTCGGACCGTTCGCTGCCGACGGAGATCTGGACCGTCGGATTCACGTTGTCGAAAATCAGGGCCGTCAAGAGGGGCTCGACGAGCCGGGCCGCCTGTCGCGGCGCCTTGACGGGGCTGCGGGGATCATGTTTGCTGACGGCGCCGAAGAAGGGGTCGCGCAGACTCGAGTCCAGCACAGCGGCAGCCACCAGGCTGTCGCGTGACGTCACGCCCTTCAGCTCCTCCTTGACGAGCTGAGGATGCTGCACTTCCTGCTCGACGAGCGGGACCTTGTCGGCCAGGACCGCTTTCACGGTCTGCATGCTGCGCATGCCCAGCAGCAAGACCACCAGGAGCATCGCGCAGATCCCGACGGTGTAGTACTTCCTGTCGTGCTGGGGGATTGCCACGGTCATCGCTCCTCTTTCACGTCGTAGATGGACAGGTTGAAGCGCCCCTCGAGGCTCGTGTCGTCGATCGCGGGCATGATCCTTAAGGCGTCGATCGTCGCCAGGCGGTCGCCGTTCTCCACTCTCTGGACGAAGTCCTGCAGCTGCTTGAAGTCGCCCTTGGCACGCAGCGTGTAGCTGGTCGCCTGCAGGGTGCCGATGTCTTCCTGTCCGCTCGTGGTCAGGCCCAGCCGGACGAGCTTCGCTTCGTCGAGGAGCCCGCTGAGGTAGGAGATGGCGTCGTGGCCGGTCGGGGCGGCGAGCTCCGCCAGCGAGCTCACGCCCACCAGGGCGGCGACCGTGCGGCTGTCCGATTCGATGACGCGCTGACGTTCGATCTCGATCTGCAGCCGGCTCTTCTCCGCCAGGAGGTTCCGTATCTCCAGCTGGTGCGGCTTGGTCAGCATGCCCTCGATCCCCAGTCCCAGCACCAGCAGGACCGCGGCCGCGGCGATGAACAGGTTCAGCTTGGTAAGGGTCAGCTTGCGCGTCATTCCGGAACCTCCTCGGGTGCGCAGAGCAGGTCGAATTCACCCTTGCCGTCGCTCCTGATGTTGCCGAACGTGATCTTCGGGAAATCCCCCTTCAGGCGGACGTCGCCGCGCAGCCGGTCGAGGAACCCGGAAACCGATGCCAGACTGGCCTGCTCATCCTTGTATTGCCCGCTGATGACCAGGCTCGCGCGTTCTTGCCGGGTGTAGGCCCGCCCCTCGAGTTCAGCCAGCATCAGCGATTCGCCGATGTTTTCCGCTAGGGAGGCGAACTTCGGGGACCAATCGATGCGCGACGACCGAACCTCGAGCAGATCGAGGGCGTAGCGCAGTTCCGGGCGGTCGAGGGATTCGCTGGCCAGGCGCTGCTCGAGCTGTTGCAGCTCGGTCTGCAGGGAGCCCGACTGTTCGCGCAGCAGCGAATCGCTCAAGAGGAGCGCTCCCACCATCAGGACCTCGAGTCCCAGCAGGCTGAAGAGGATCGCCGTGCTGGCGGTGCGGGCCCTGGCCGCCTTGCGGTTGTCCCGGTATTCGGGGTAGAGGTTGATCTTATACATGCTCGCCGTCTCCCCATCTGCAGAGCCCGCAGGCGGTGGCCAGCTCGGCACCGTGCGCGGCCAGTTCCGATGCTCCCCGCGCCTCTTTCGCCTCGTGAGCCAGGGGGTCCAGCATCGTGACCCGACAGCCCACGCTCTCGCTCAGGTGGTCGAGGCGCCCAGTGACGTAGGCGCCGCCGCCGATCACGTACAGGCTGTCGACCTCGCGCCGGAAGCGGCCGCGATAGTAGGTGAGTGTCTGCTGGACCTTGTCGGCGAGGCGGCGCGTGTAGAGACACTGCGCGGCCGCGTCGTCGCCCCGCGACGATCCCGGCCCCAGGTTGCGGCTGAGCAGGCCGCCGTCGCGGGCGACCATGTGCACGGCGGCGTGCCGGCCGCCCAGATCGATCAGGCCGACCACGTCGCCCCGTTCCTCCGCGGCGTCCAGGCGCGCGAAGAGCTCGTTGAGGCCGGCGAGCGGCTCGAGATCCACGATCCTGGGCTCGAGACCGAGCCGGGCGAG
This DNA window, taken from bacterium, encodes the following:
- the pilM gene encoding pilus assembly protein PilM, translated to MFGNQGARTGIDIGSTSVKLVCGKGRQRLERITHVGIEPYHAASPAARVDEAAAALKTLMSRLGLSKRKLGRLAVTVGWQESMVQETTTPPLDEGELASALPYETRKYLNLDDVADPVLAGQLLGIVGQVGTGGVMQSRVLLAAVPREARDFPLQVLARLGLEPRIVDLEPLAGLNELFARLDAAEERGDVVGLIDLGGRHAAVHMVARDGGLLSRNLGPGSSRGDDAAAQCLYTRRLADKVQQTLTYYRGRFRREVDSLYVIGGGAYVTGRLDHLSESVGCRVTMLDPLAHEAKEARGASELAAHGAELATACGLCRWGDGEHV